From one uncultured Bacteroides sp. genomic stretch:
- a CDS encoding DUF4738 domain-containing protein, which produces MKKFIALLLMTFFIFACNSGKATDSLKKENLDAKAQLQGIWVDDDSDNPLIRIEGDTIYYSDPKNAPVYFKIMSDSLYMYGNSTARYKVDKQTEHIFWFHSLADNVVKLHKSEDADDSLAFSSKTVQVIPTYMEVTEKDSVLVYEGTRYHAYVYVNPSKMKVLKTSYSEEGLSMDNIYYDNVMHICVYEGRKSLFASDITKQMFKGILSDDFLDKSILSDMQFMGINRNGYQYQASVCIPESSVCNLVNITIDFKGKLTMKSVK; this is translated from the coding sequence ATGAAAAAGTTTATTGCTTTATTGTTAATGACATTTTTTATTTTTGCTTGTAACAGTGGTAAAGCAACCGATTCTCTGAAAAAAGAAAACCTTGATGCTAAAGCACAACTGCAGGGCATCTGGGTGGATGATGATAGCGATAATCCTTTGATACGCATTGAAGGGGACACCATTTATTATTCCGACCCGAAAAATGCTCCGGTGTACTTTAAGATAATGAGTGATAGCCTCTACATGTATGGTAATTCAACTGCCCGCTATAAAGTGGATAAACAGACCGAACATATATTCTGGTTCCATTCTTTAGCCGATAATGTGGTGAAGCTTCATAAGTCTGAGGATGCTGATGATTCGCTGGCTTTTTCGAGCAAAACGGTTCAGGTAATTCCCACTTATATGGAAGTAACAGAGAAAGATAGTGTTTTGGTCTATGAGGGAACCCGTTATCATGCTTACGTTTATGTAAATCCGTCAAAGATGAAAGTGCTGAAAACTTCTTATTCGGAGGAAGGGCTTAGCATGGATAATATCTATTATGACAACGTAATGCATATTTGCGTATATGAAGGAAGGAAAAGCCTTTTTGCAAGTGACATAACCAAACAGATGTTTAAAGGTATTCTTTCCGATGACTTTCTGGATAAATCGATTTTATCCGATATGCAGTTTATGGGCATAAACCGCAATGGGTATCAATATCAGGCTTCTGTTTGTATTCCCGAAAGTTCGGTTTGTAATTTGGTAAATATCACGATTGATTTTAAAGGGAAGCTTACAATGAAAAGCGTTAAGTAA
- a CDS encoding DEAD/DEAH box helicase gives MKFSELELEGSVLEALDAMKFDECTPIQEQAIPIILEGKDLIAVAQTGTGKTAAYLLPIINKLCKGDHQQDVINCIIMSPTRELAQQIDQQMEGFSYFMPVSSVAVYGGNDGVLFEQQKKGLTLGADVVIATPGRLISHLNLGYVDLSHVSYFILDEADRMLDMGFSDDIMQLVKYLPKERQTIMFSATMPSKIQQLAKTILNKPEEIKLSVSKPAEKIVQAAYVCYERQKLGIVRSLFVDEVPERAIIFVSSKIKVKEVTIALKAMKLNVGEMHSDLEQPQRELIMREFKSGRINILVATDIVSRGIDIDDIRLVINFDVPHDSEDYVHRIGRTARANNDGVAITFVSEKEQTNFKHIETFLEKEIYKIPVPEKLGEAPEYNPRSNGGHDRNGGFRNKSKSGGGRSFKK, from the coding sequence ATGAAGTTTTCCGAATTAGAATTAGAAGGCAGCGTGTTAGAGGCACTTGATGCCATGAAATTTGACGAATGCACCCCCATACAAGAACAAGCTATTCCAATAATATTAGAAGGTAAGGATTTAATAGCCGTAGCTCAGACAGGCACAGGTAAAACTGCTGCCTATTTGCTACCGATAATCAACAAATTATGTAAAGGAGATCATCAACAAGATGTTATTAACTGCATCATTATGTCTCCTACCAGAGAATTGGCTCAGCAAATTGATCAACAAATGGAGGGTTTTTCTTATTTCATGCCCGTATCGAGCGTAGCTGTATATGGCGGAAATGACGGAGTACTCTTTGAACAACAGAAAAAAGGCTTAACACTCGGAGCAGACGTGGTTATAGCTACTCCGGGCCGTCTCATATCCCACCTGAATCTTGGATATGTCGATCTGTCGCACGTTTCTTATTTTATTCTGGATGAAGCAGATCGCATGCTCGATATGGGATTCTCGGATGATATAATGCAACTGGTTAAGTACCTTCCTAAAGAAAGGCAGACAATTATGTTTTCCGCCACTATGCCCTCGAAAATACAACAATTAGCCAAAACCATTCTAAACAAACCCGAGGAGATAAAGCTCTCTGTATCAAAGCCGGCCGAGAAGATTGTTCAAGCTGCTTATGTGTGCTATGAAAGACAAAAGCTGGGCATTGTGCGAAGTCTTTTTGTCGACGAAGTACCGGAGCGTGCCATTATCTTTGTTTCTTCTAAAATTAAGGTAAAGGAAGTGACCATAGCCTTAAAAGCAATGAAATTAAACGTTGGCGAAATGCATTCCGATCTCGAACAACCACAACGGGAACTGATTATGCGTGAGTTTAAATCGGGTAGAATAAATATTCTGGTGGCAACCGACATTGTATCCAGAGGCATTGATATTGATGATATCCGACTTGTTATCAACTTCGATGTACCTCATGACAGCGAAGATTATGTTCATCGCATAGGAAGAACGGCACGTGCCAACAATGACGGAGTTGCCATTACTTTTGTCAGCGAGAAAGAACAAACTAACTTTAAGCACATAGAAACCTTTCTGGAAAAAGAGATATACAAAATCCCTGTTCCGGAAAAGCTGGGCGAAGCTCCCGAATATAATCCCCGAAGTAACGGCGGTCATGACAGGAATGGCGGTTTCAGAAATAAAAGTAAGAGTGGCGGCGGGCGCTCATTTAAAAAGTAA
- the serB gene encoding phosphoserine phosphatase SerB produces MQLSNTELILIRITGEDRPGLTASVTEILAKYDAAILDIGQADIHNTLSLGILCKTEEQFSGFIMKELLFKAAALNVTIRFYPISVEEYENWVAMQGKNRYILTLLGRKLSAKQISAVTHILAEQGMNIDAIKRLTGRIPLEECRANIRACIEFSVRGTPKNRINMQEQLMQLASELEMDFSFQLDNMYRRMRRLICFDMDSTLIETEVIDELAAYAGVGDQVKAITESAMRGEIDFTESFRERVALLKGLDESVLKEIAEKLPITEGVDRLMYVLKKYGYKIAILSGGFTYFGRYLQDKYGIDYVYANELEIIDGKLTGNYLGDVVDGKRKAELLRLIAQVEKVDIAQTIAVGDGANDLPMLGVAGLGIAFHAKPKVVANAEQSINTIGLDGVLYFLGFKDSYLDEQGKF; encoded by the coding sequence ATGCAATTATCGAACACTGAACTCATTCTTATTCGTATCACCGGAGAAGATCGTCCGGGACTTACAGCCTCGGTAACTGAGATATTAGCAAAATATGATGCTGCCATTCTTGATATAGGACAAGCTGATATTCACAATACATTGTCGCTGGGTATTCTTTGTAAAACAGAAGAGCAGTTCTCCGGTTTTATCATGAAAGAACTTCTATTCAAAGCCGCCGCATTGAATGTAACCATACGCTTTTATCCTATTTCCGTAGAAGAATATGAGAATTGGGTCGCTATGCAAGGAAAGAACCGCTATATCCTGACTCTTTTAGGCAGAAAGCTATCCGCCAAGCAAATTTCTGCGGTGACTCATATCTTAGCAGAACAGGGAATGAACATTGATGCCATCAAACGCCTTACAGGCCGTATACCTTTAGAAGAATGCAGAGCCAACATACGTGCATGCATTGAATTCTCTGTTCGTGGCACACCGAAGAATCGCATTAACATGCAAGAGCAATTAATGCAACTGGCCAGCGAACTCGAAATGGATTTTTCCTTTCAGCTGGACAATATGTATCGTCGCATGAGACGCCTCATCTGTTTTGATATGGACTCTACCCTGATTGAAACAGAAGTGATCGATGAGCTAGCTGCATACGCCGGTGTAGGAGATCAGGTCAAAGCCATTACCGAAAGCGCCATGCGAGGAGAAATAGACTTTACGGAAAGCTTCCGTGAGCGCGTAGCCTTACTAAAAGGACTGGACGAATCGGTGTTGAAGGAGATAGCCGAAAAACTTCCCATTACCGAAGGAGTTGATCGCCTGATGTATGTGCTCAAAAAATACGGCTACAAAATAGCGATACTCTCCGGCGGATTTACTTATTTCGGCCGTTATTTGCAGGATAAATATGGTATAGACTACGTTTATGCCAATGAATTAGAAATTATAGACGGCAAACTTACGGGCAATTATCTGGGTGACGTGGTAGATGGTAAGCGAAAGGCAGAGCTTTTACGCCTTATCGCTCAGGTAGAAAAAGTAGATATTGCCCAAACCATAGCCGTAGGCGACGGAGCAAATGACTTGCCTATGCTTGGCGTAGCAGGTCTGGGAATTGCTTTTCACGCAAAGCCAAAAGTAGTTGCCAATGCCGAGCAATCTATCAATACAATCGGATTAGACGGAGTTCTCTATTTCCTGGGATTTAAAGATTCTTATCTGGATGAACAGGGAAAATTCTAA
- a CDS encoding thioredoxin-like domain-containing protein: MKYVKWIFVVLLISSLTSFVAKDKSTGGLSVGDVAPDFKIESTSKGNTFELADMKGKYVLLSFWASYDAQSRMQNVSLNNALRSTLRPVKMVSVSFDEYASIFKETIRNDQIVSPTCFVETKGESSVLFKKYCLNRGFANYLLDDNGVIIAKNISATELSAYLN; encoded by the coding sequence ATGAAATATGTAAAATGGATTTTTGTTGTATTACTTATTAGTTCCTTGACTTCTTTTGTAGCAAAAGACAAATCCACCGGAGGATTGAGTGTAGGGGATGTAGCCCCTGATTTTAAAATCGAATCTACATCAAAAGGGAACACATTTGAACTGGCCGATATGAAAGGCAAATATGTGTTACTTAGTTTTTGGGCAAGTTACGATGCGCAATCCCGGATGCAAAACGTTAGTTTGAACAATGCGCTTCGATCAACTCTTCGCCCGGTGAAAATGGTTTCTGTGTCGTTTGATGAATATGCGTCGATATTTAAAGAAACCATTCGTAATGATCAAATAGTTTCGCCTACCTGTTTTGTAGAAACCAAAGGTGAGAGTTCCGTTTTATTCAAAAAGTATTGTTTAAATCGGGGATTCGCAAACTATTTACTAGATGATAATGGCGTTATTATTGCCAAAAATATCTCGGCTACCGAACTGTCTGCTTATTTAAACTAA
- a CDS encoding LptF/LptG family permease, whose translation MGNKLLKRLDWYIIKKFLGTYVFAIALIISIAVVFDFNEKMDKFMTNEAPWRAILFDYYMNFIPYFANLFSPLFVFIAVIFFTSKLTENSEIIAMFSTGMSFKRLMRPYMISAAIIAIITFGLSSYIIPKGSVVRLNFEDKYYKKRKATSVRNVQLEVDSGVIAYIERYEDYNKTGFRFSLDKFVNKKLISHLTARSITYDTTAVNRWIIKDYMIRELNGLKEKITKGAEIDSTIMMEPSDFLITRNQEEILTSPQLSKYIDRQRKRGFANIKEFEIEYHRRIAMSFASFILATIGLSLSSRKTKGGMGLYLGIGLGLSFSYILFQTISSTFAINGNVPPIIAVWMPNLLYTIIAIYLYIKAPK comes from the coding sequence ATGGGCAATAAGTTATTAAAACGGCTGGATTGGTATATCATTAAGAAGTTTCTGGGTACTTATGTCTTTGCCATTGCTTTGATTATTTCTATAGCAGTGGTATTTGACTTCAATGAGAAGATGGACAAGTTCATGACGAATGAGGCACCTTGGAGAGCCATTTTGTTTGATTATTATATGAACTTTATTCCCTATTTCGCCAACCTGTTCAGTCCTCTCTTTGTCTTTATTGCTGTCATCTTTTTCACTTCAAAACTCACCGAGAATTCGGAAATTATTGCCATGTTCTCCACAGGGATGAGTTTTAAACGATTAATGCGCCCGTATATGATCTCTGCCGCTATTATCGCAATCATCACATTCGGGCTCAGTTCATACATCATTCCCAAAGGAAGTGTTGTCCGACTAAATTTCGAAGATAAGTATTACAAGAAAAGAAAAGCAACCTCAGTTCGTAATGTACAACTGGAGGTCGACTCCGGCGTCATCGCCTATATTGAAAGATATGAAGATTATAATAAAACCGGATTTAGATTTTCGCTCGATAAATTTGTCAATAAAAAACTTATATCTCATCTTACGGCTCGCAGCATCACTTACGATACTACAGCAGTAAATAGATGGATTATAAAAGACTATATGATTCGTGAACTCAACGGATTAAAGGAGAAAATCACTAAAGGGGCAGAAATAGACTCTACCATCATGATGGAACCCAGCGATTTTCTCATTACGAGAAATCAGGAAGAGATTCTCACGAGTCCACAACTTAGCAAATATATTGACCGACAGCGCAAAAGAGGGTTTGCCAATATCAAGGAGTTTGAAATAGAATATCATAGACGCATTGCGATGTCATTTGCATCGTTCATTCTGGCCACCATCGGATTATCGCTCTCTTCAAGAAAAACAAAAGGAGGGATGGGACTTTATTTGGGTATTGGTTTGGGCCTTAGTTTCTCCTATATTTTGTTTCAAACGATATCTTCCACTTTTGCTATAAATGGAAACGTGCCCCCTATCATCGCTGTGTGGATGCCGAATCTGTTATACACAATAATTGCCATCTATTTATATATAAAGGCACCTAAATAA
- the tgt gene encoding tRNA guanosine(34) transglycosylase Tgt, which translates to MTFDLQHTDSKSNARAGMITTDHGLIKTPIFMPVGTLGTVKGVHQTELKEDIKAQIILGNTYHLYLRPGLEVLEKAGGLHKFNSFDRPMLTDSGGFQVFSLADIRKIREEGAEFRSHIDGSKHVFTPEKVMDIERIIGADIMMAFDECPPGDSDYAYAKKSLELTHRWLDRCIQRFNETEPKYGYNQSLFPIVQGCVYPDLRRQSAEFIASKEADGNAIGGLAVGEPVDKMYEMIELVNGILPKNKPRYLMGVGTPENILEGIERGVDMFDCVMPTRNGRNGMLFTKDGIMNIKNKKWETDFSPIEAEGASYVDTLYSKAYLRHLFHAKELLAMQIASIHNLAFYLWLVGEARQHIIAGDFCAWKSMMIKRVSTRL; encoded by the coding sequence ATGACATTCGACTTACAACATACCGATTCAAAAAGTAATGCACGGGCAGGTATGATCACAACAGATCATGGACTAATAAAAACGCCTATATTTATGCCGGTGGGTACATTAGGTACTGTTAAGGGAGTGCACCAAACAGAGTTAAAAGAGGATATCAAAGCACAAATTATTCTCGGAAACACGTATCATTTGTATCTACGTCCGGGATTAGAAGTACTAGAAAAAGCGGGCGGATTGCATAAATTCAATAGCTTCGACCGCCCAATGCTAACCGACAGTGGTGGCTTTCAGGTTTTCTCTTTGGCCGATATTCGTAAAATAAGAGAAGAAGGGGCCGAGTTCAGATCGCATATAGACGGAAGCAAGCATGTCTTTACTCCCGAGAAAGTAATGGATATAGAACGTATTATCGGCGCAGACATTATGATGGCTTTTGATGAGTGTCCTCCGGGAGATTCGGACTATGCATACGCTAAGAAATCACTTGAACTAACTCATCGCTGGCTGGACAGGTGCATTCAGCGTTTCAACGAAACGGAACCTAAATACGGGTATAACCAATCACTATTCCCTATCGTGCAAGGATGTGTTTATCCTGATCTGCGCAGGCAATCGGCAGAGTTTATCGCTTCAAAAGAAGCGGATGGTAATGCAATAGGAGGATTGGCCGTAGGAGAACCCGTTGATAAGATGTATGAAATGATTGAGTTGGTTAATGGGATACTTCCCAAGAATAAGCCGCGCTATCTAATGGGCGTAGGTACTCCTGAGAATATTTTAGAAGGAATAGAACGGGGCGTAGATATGTTCGATTGTGTAATGCCAACCCGAAACGGACGAAATGGCATGCTTTTCACCAAAGATGGCATAATGAACATAAAAAATAAAAAATGGGAAACCGACTTCTCTCCTATTGAAGCAGAAGGTGCATCCTACGTAGATACGTTGTACAGTAAAGCTTATCTGCGTCATCTTTTTCATGCAAAAGAATTATTGGCTATGCAAATAGCCTCCATACACAATTTGGCCTTTTATCTGTGGTTGGTCGGAGAAGCCCGGCAGCATATCATTGCCGGGGATTTTTGCGCATGGAAATCAATGATGATAAAAAGAGTGTCAACTAGACTCTAA
- the lon gene encoding endopeptidase La — translation MNIDRYFTEIDDQSDNAFSLIGDFDGNDEQFFDIKVDNNLPVLPLRNMVLFPGVLMPISVGRKSSLKLIREAEKKNNYIAVVCQKAMQTEEPGFEDLHPIGSVAKIIRILEMPDQTTTVILQGMMRIELMGITNTRPYLKADINLLKEDIPQSDDKEFTALVDACKDLTIRYIKSSDTLHQESAFAIRNITNQMSLIHFMCANLPLKKDQKIELIEIQSLQQRAQKLLEILTREVQLSEIKASIQSRAREDIDQQQREYFLQQQIKTIQDELGGSGNEQEIEEMRLNARKMKWNKEVNDTFIKELAKLERTHPQSPDYSVQLNYLQTMLSLPWGIYTTDNLNLKNAEKTLNKDHYGLDKVKERILEHLAVLKLKNDMKSPIICLYGPPGVGKTSLGKSIAASLKRKYIRMSLGGVHDEAEIRGHRKTYIGAMPGRVIKSLIKSSSANPVFILDEIDKLGNDRQGDPSSALLEVLDPEQNSTFHDNFLDVDFDLSKVMFIATANNLNTVPGPLLDRMELIEVSGYITEEKIEIARKHLIPKEMEANGIKKTDIKISKDTLELIIESYTRESGVRELEKKINKIFRKSARQYATDGYFAKTEIKPDDLYDFLGAPEYSRDKYQGNEYAGVVTGLAWTSVGGEILFVETSLSKGKGGRLTLTGNLGDVMKESAMLALEYIKSHASLLNINEDIFENWNIHVHVPEGAIPKDGPSAGITMATSLASALTQRKVKANLAMTGEITLRGKVLPVGGIKEKILAAKRAGIKEIIMSVDNKKNIDEIQEIYLKGLTFHYVKDIKEVFAIALTDEKVADAIDFSIKKVEKE, via the coding sequence ATGAATATAGATAGATATTTTACAGAGATTGATGATCAAAGTGATAATGCATTCTCGTTGATTGGAGATTTTGACGGAAATGACGAACAGTTTTTTGATATAAAAGTGGATAATAATCTTCCCGTTTTACCCCTGCGAAATATGGTTTTATTTCCCGGTGTACTGATGCCTATATCAGTAGGCCGAAAATCGTCATTGAAATTAATAAGAGAAGCTGAAAAGAAAAATAACTATATAGCCGTAGTATGTCAAAAGGCAATGCAAACAGAGGAACCCGGCTTTGAAGATCTCCATCCTATTGGGAGTGTAGCAAAGATTATTCGCATACTCGAAATGCCCGATCAGACTACTACTGTAATTCTCCAAGGAATGATGCGCATTGAATTGATGGGAATTACCAATACGCGTCCCTATCTCAAAGCCGATATAAATTTGCTTAAAGAAGATATTCCGCAATCCGACGACAAAGAATTTACCGCATTAGTAGATGCTTGCAAAGATTTGACAATACGGTATATAAAATCATCAGACACATTGCATCAGGAATCGGCATTTGCTATTCGTAATATTACCAATCAAATGTCATTGATACATTTCATGTGCGCTAACCTTCCGCTTAAAAAAGATCAAAAGATAGAGCTTATTGAAATACAATCATTACAGCAAAGAGCTCAAAAATTATTGGAAATATTAACACGGGAAGTTCAATTATCCGAGATTAAAGCCTCTATCCAATCCCGTGCCCGCGAGGATATAGACCAGCAACAACGAGAATATTTCTTGCAACAACAAATTAAGACTATCCAAGATGAACTTGGAGGAAGCGGCAATGAGCAAGAAATAGAGGAAATGCGCCTGAATGCTCGGAAAATGAAATGGAACAAGGAAGTGAATGATACATTTATAAAAGAGCTGGCCAAACTGGAAAGAACACATCCGCAATCGCCCGATTACAGTGTGCAACTTAATTACCTCCAAACAATGCTCAGCTTGCCTTGGGGCATTTATACCACGGACAACCTCAATTTAAAAAATGCCGAAAAGACACTGAATAAAGACCATTACGGACTGGACAAAGTGAAAGAACGCATATTGGAACATTTGGCTGTGCTAAAGCTAAAAAATGACATGAAATCGCCCATCATTTGCCTGTATGGCCCTCCGGGAGTAGGCAAAACTTCATTGGGGAAATCTATTGCAGCTTCTCTTAAAAGGAAATACATACGCATGTCTCTGGGAGGCGTACACGACGAAGCCGAAATACGCGGCCACAGAAAAACATATATCGGCGCCATGCCGGGACGTGTAATTAAGAGCCTCATCAAAAGTAGTTCAGCTAACCCTGTTTTCATTTTAGATGAAATTGACAAATTGGGAAATGACCGTCAGGGAGACCCTTCATCGGCATTACTCGAAGTGTTGGATCCCGAGCAAAACAGTACCTTCCATGATAACTTTCTGGACGTAGATTTTGACTTGTCCAAAGTAATGTTTATCGCCACAGCCAATAACCTGAATACTGTTCCGGGACCGCTGTTAGATCGTATGGAATTGATTGAAGTCAGTGGATACATAACGGAAGAAAAAATAGAAATAGCTCGTAAACATCTGATTCCAAAAGAGATGGAAGCTAATGGTATAAAGAAAACCGACATAAAAATATCCAAAGATACTCTAGAACTAATTATTGAATCGTATACGCGTGAGAGCGGTGTACGCGAACTCGAAAAGAAAATTAATAAGATCTTCAGAAAATCGGCTCGCCAATATGCTACTGACGGCTATTTTGCAAAAACAGAGATTAAGCCGGACGATCTATATGATTTTCTGGGAGCTCCCGAATATTCCAGAGACAAGTATCAGGGAAACGAATATGCAGGTGTAGTTACCGGCCTAGCCTGGACGTCTGTAGGCGGAGAAATTCTTTTTGTAGAAACAAGCTTGAGTAAAGGAAAAGGAGGACGTCTCACCCTAACAGGAAATCTGGGAGACGTGATGAAAGAATCGGCCATGCTGGCTCTTGAGTATATCAAATCGCACGCTTCTTTGCTCAATATTAACGAAGATATTTTTGAGAACTGGAACATTCACGTACATGTGCCCGAAGGTGCCATTCCTAAAGACGGACCATCGGCCGGTATCACAATGGCTACTTCTCTGGCCTCTGCCCTTACGCAACGCAAAGTAAAAGCAAATCTGGCCATGACAGGAGAGATAACGCTTCGCGGCAAAGTTCTTCCAGTTGGTGGAATCAAAGAAAAAATACTGGCTGCAAAGCGAGCAGGTATTAAAGAGATTATTATGAGTGTTGACAACAAGAAAAACATAGACGAAATTCAAGAAATATATTTGAAAGGATTGACGTTCCATTATGTTAAGGACATCAAAGAGGTCTTTGCCATCGCGTTAACTGATGAAAAGGTTGCAGATGCCATTGATTTTTCAATAAAGAAAGTCGAAAAGGAATGA
- a CDS encoding methyltransferase: MSNFYFQFKQFTVWHDKCGMKVGTDGVLLGSWVRVAAARRILDVGTGTGLLALMMAQRSDATIVALDVDKNAVCQARENVSGSPWKNRISILESDFREYMPDEKFDVIVSNPPYFVDSLISPDRQRTMARHSSGLTYNELLVGVSSLLSDEGEFNVVVPADTAPMFIDKARMYGLYPARQLLVKTKPGDIPKRALIVFSFIEKECKTDELLTELARHKYSSQYIALTRDYYLNM, from the coding sequence ATGTCTAATTTTTATTTCCAATTTAAGCAGTTTACGGTATGGCATGATAAATGTGGCATGAAAGTCGGTACGGACGGAGTCCTTTTGGGTTCGTGGGTCAGAGTGGCTGCTGCTAGGCGTATCCTTGATGTGGGAACCGGAACCGGTTTGTTGGCTCTTATGATGGCCCAACGTTCCGATGCCACGATTGTGGCGTTGGATGTTGATAAAAATGCCGTTTGCCAGGCTCGGGAAAACGTCTCAGGTTCTCCATGGAAAAACCGGATAAGCATACTGGAAAGTGACTTTAGAGAATATATGCCGGATGAAAAATTTGATGTTATTGTTTCTAATCCTCCTTATTTTGTTGATTCTTTAATCTCTCCTGACAGACAACGAACCATGGCGAGACATAGCAGTGGGCTCACCTATAATGAGCTGCTTGTGGGAGTTTCTTCTCTACTTTCTGATGAGGGCGAATTTAACGTTGTTGTTCCTGCCGATACAGCTCCCATGTTTATTGATAAGGCTCGGATGTATGGATTATATCCTGCTCGTCAATTATTGGTCAAGACCAAACCGGGAGACATCCCGAAAAGAGCTTTAATTGTTTTTTCTTTCATTGAGAAAGAATGCAAAACGGATGAACTACTAACAGAGTTGGCCCGGCATAAATATAGTTCGCAATATATAGCTTTAACTCGCGATTATTATTTGAATATGTAA
- the tpx gene encoding thiol peroxidase produces MATTKFKGQPVKIKGDFIKVGDLAPDFELTKTDLSSSSLSEFKGKNVILNIFPSLDTSVCATSVRQFNKLASSLPETVVLAISKDLPFAHGRFCTTEGITNVVALSDFRPSKFADDYGLLMTDGPLHGLLARVVVVVDKSGKIVYTELVPEITQEPDYEKALSAVLNCK; encoded by the coding sequence ATGGCAACAACAAAATTCAAAGGACAACCGGTAAAAATTAAAGGCGATTTTATAAAGGTAGGCGACTTAGCTCCAGATTTTGAACTGACAAAGACTGATTTATCTTCCTCATCATTGAGTGAATTTAAAGGTAAAAATGTAATATTGAATATTTTCCCTAGTCTTGATACGAGCGTTTGTGCTACTTCAGTACGACAATTTAACAAATTGGCTTCGTCTTTGCCTGAGACGGTAGTGTTGGCCATTTCAAAAGATTTACCTTTTGCCCATGGACGTTTTTGTACTACAGAGGGTATAACGAATGTAGTAGCACTATCTGATTTTCGTCCGTCAAAATTTGCCGATGACTATGGATTGTTAATGACTGATGGTCCTCTTCATGGTCTTTTGGCTCGTGTAGTAGTAGTGGTAGATAAGAGTGGGAAAATTGTGTATACCGAACTTGTTCCGGAAATTACTCAGGAACCTGATTATGAAAAAGCACTATCAGCAGTGCTTAATTGTAAGTGA
- a CDS encoding DedA family protein, with the protein MESVAFIQWCLDHLNYWTITLLMAIESSFIPFPSEVVIPPAAYKASVGSELNIYLVVLFATIGADIGAIINYYLAKWLGRPIVYKFANSRLGHMCLIDRNKVENAENYFDNHGALSTFIGRLIPAVRQLISIPAGLARMKLSTFLLYTTLGALLWNSILAAIGYYLSTVPGIKTEEQLLSSVTKYSHELGYIFIGIGIFIVSFLVYKGLKKKK; encoded by the coding sequence ATGGAATCAGTCGCTTTTATACAGTGGTGCCTAGATCACCTCAACTATTGGACTATCACCTTGCTGATGGCCATTGAAAGTTCATTTATCCCGTTCCCTTCAGAAGTCGTAATACCACCGGCAGCATACAAAGCCTCCGTAGGAAGCGAATTAAACATCTATCTGGTAGTATTATTTGCCACGATTGGTGCTGACATAGGAGCTATCATTAACTATTACCTGGCCAAATGGCTGGGGAGGCCTATTGTGTATAAATTTGCAAACAGTCGTTTAGGGCATATGTGTCTCATTGACCGGAATAAGGTAGAAAATGCCGAAAACTATTTCGATAATCATGGCGCTTTGTCTACTTTCATCGGCCGATTAATCCCGGCTGTTCGCCAATTAATATCCATTCCGGCAGGATTAGCCCGCATGAAACTCAGCACTTTTTTATTGTACACCACGTTGGGTGCTCTCCTATGGAACAGTATATTGGCAGCCATCGGCTATTATCTCTCCACTGTACCGGGCATAAAGACGGAAGAACAGCTCTTATCCAGCGTAACTAAATATAGCCATGAATTGGGCTACATTTTTATTGGCATCGGAATATTTATAGTAAGCTTTTTAGTTTATAAAGGCCTCAAAAAGAAAAAATAA